The following proteins come from a genomic window of Miscanthus floridulus cultivar M001 chromosome 2, ASM1932011v1, whole genome shotgun sequence:
- the LOC136534274 gene encoding uncharacterized protein, with protein sequence MAAAAAAPTRAEVLALFRSLLRTAKQFSDYNIREYTRRRAADAFRENRALADAPAAAAAFAEGKKQLEVAKRQALVYSLYAPKAKSVMELKVQ encoded by the coding sequence atggcggcggcggcggcggccccgaCGAGGGCAGAAGTGCTGGCGCTCTTCCGGTCCCTACTCCGCACGGCGAAGCAGTTCTCGGACTACAACATCCGCGAGTACACGCGCCGACGCGCCGCGGACGCCTTCCGCGAAAACCGCGCCCTCGCCGACGCGCCGGCAGCCGCGGCGGCGTTCGCGGAGGGGAAGAAGCAGCTAGAGGTTGCGAAGCGGCAAGCGTTGGTTTACTCGCTCTACGCCCCCAAGGCCAAGAGCGTGATGGAGTTGAAGGTACAGTGA